One segment of Mycobacterium spongiae DNA contains the following:
- a CDS encoding acyl-CoA synthetase, with product MLLASLNPAAAAATDIADAVTIDGVALSRSDLVGAATSVAERVAGAHRVAVLATPTASTVLAITGCLIAGVPIVPVPADVGVTERQHMLTDSGAEAWLGPEPDQDAAAGLPHIPVRLHARSWHRYPEPSPDSVAMVVYTSGTTGLPKGVQVSRRAIAADLDALAQAWQWTADDVLVHGLPLYHIHGLVLGLLGSLRVGNRFVHTGKPTPAGYAQAAAECGGTLYFGVPTVWSRVVGDPPAAEALKPARLLVSGSAALPVPVFDKLVELTGHRPIERYGTSETLITLSTRADGERRPGSVGLPLAGVDIRLVDEAGTAVAHDGETLGQIQVRGPTLFEGYLNRPEATAEAFDAGGWYRTGDVAVVEGDGMHRIVGRESVDLIKSGGYRIGAGEIETVLLGHPDVAEVAVVGLPDEDLGQRIVAYVVGSASVDTDGLINFVAQQLSVHKRPREVRVVDALPRNALGKVLKKQLLSEG from the coding sequence GTGCTGTTGGCGTCCCTGAATCCTGCCGCTGCCGCCGCCACCGACATCGCCGACGCCGTCACCATTGACGGCGTGGCGCTGAGCCGAAGTGATCTGGTTGGCGCGGCAACGTCGGTGGCCGAGCGGGTCGCCGGTGCCCACCGCGTCGCCGTGCTGGCCACGCCGACCGCCTCGACGGTGCTGGCGATCACCGGGTGCCTGATTGCCGGCGTGCCCATCGTCCCGGTACCCGCCGATGTCGGCGTGACCGAGCGGCAGCACATGCTGACTGACTCGGGAGCCGAGGCCTGGCTGGGCCCGGAACCCGATCAGGACGCGGCGGCAGGGCTGCCGCACATCCCGGTGCGCCTGCATGCCCGGTCGTGGCACCGCTACCCGGAGCCGTCACCCGACTCCGTTGCGATGGTGGTCTACACCTCGGGCACGACCGGCCTGCCCAAGGGCGTGCAAGTGAGCCGACGCGCAATCGCCGCCGATCTGGACGCTCTGGCGCAAGCGTGGCAGTGGACCGCCGACGACGTCTTGGTGCACGGTTTGCCGCTCTATCACATCCACGGCCTGGTGCTGGGCTTGTTGGGGTCGCTGCGCGTCGGAAATCGGTTCGTGCACACCGGGAAACCAACGCCGGCCGGCTACGCTCAGGCCGCCGCGGAATGCGGGGGAACACTGTATTTCGGGGTGCCGACGGTGTGGTCTCGCGTGGTGGGAGATCCGCCCGCAGCCGAGGCGCTCAAGCCGGCACGCCTGCTGGTGTCCGGTAGCGCGGCACTGCCGGTACCGGTGTTCGACAAGCTCGTGGAGCTCACCGGGCACCGGCCGATCGAACGCTATGGGACCTCGGAAACGCTGATCACCTTGTCGACCCGGGCTGATGGCGAACGTCGCCCCGGCTCGGTTGGCCTGCCGCTGGCCGGAGTGGATATTCGCCTGGTGGACGAGGCAGGAACTGCGGTAGCTCACGACGGGGAAACCTTGGGCCAGATCCAGGTTCGCGGCCCGACGCTGTTCGAGGGCTATCTGAACAGACCCGAGGCGACCGCCGAGGCATTTGACGCTGGTGGCTGGTACCGAACTGGCGACGTCGCGGTGGTCGAGGGCGATGGGATGCATCGCATCGTGGGACGCGAGTCGGTGGATTTGATCAAATCCGGCGGATACCGGATTGGTGCCGGAGAAATCGAGACGGTGTTGCTCGGGCATCCGGACGTGGCGGAGGTGGCCGTCGTCGGGCTGCCGGACGAAGATCTGGGCCAGCGGATCGTCGCCTATGTCGTGGGCTCTGCCAGCGTTGACACCGATGGGCTCATCAACTTTGTCGCGCAACAACTCTCGGTGCACAAGCGCCCGCGTGAGGTGCGCGTCGTCGACGCACTACCGCGCAACGCGCTGGGGAAGGTTCTCAAGAAGCAATTGCTCTCGGAGGGCTGA
- a CDS encoding esterase/lipase family protein — translation MIMADAETVEQWVEPPNLALYLTDIPRAVIEFGQMIATMPLRGTLPSGDGHPVLVLPGLLAGDGSTVPLRRLLDSLGYCAHGWGLGLNIGPTHKVVSGISDRLAELHARYDAPVSLIGWSLGGIFARTLARRHPSAVRQVITLGSPFRIGHEGQSRAAATFRWFTHLHAERHAFPLESEAEPMPVPATSIYSRYDGMVAWQTCIDATSARAENIAVLSSHVGYGHHPAALWAITDRLAQPRGTWTPFRPPALLRPLFPRPDDPPYVPSGPHLRSA, via the coding sequence CTGATCATGGCCGACGCTGAAACGGTCGAGCAATGGGTAGAGCCGCCCAACCTGGCGCTCTACCTCACCGACATACCGCGCGCGGTGATCGAGTTCGGGCAGATGATTGCCACAATGCCGCTGCGAGGCACGCTGCCCAGCGGGGACGGGCATCCGGTGCTGGTGTTGCCGGGCCTATTGGCCGGTGACGGTTCGACCGTGCCATTGCGGCGACTATTGGACAGCCTCGGCTATTGCGCACACGGCTGGGGGCTGGGCCTGAACATCGGCCCGACCCACAAAGTGGTCAGCGGGATCAGCGACCGTCTTGCGGAGCTGCACGCTCGCTACGACGCTCCGGTCAGCCTCATCGGCTGGAGTCTTGGCGGAATCTTCGCCCGTACCCTGGCGCGTCGTCACCCGTCCGCGGTGCGTCAGGTGATCACCCTGGGAAGCCCGTTCCGCATCGGTCATGAGGGGCAGTCCCGCGCGGCCGCCACGTTCCGATGGTTCACGCACCTGCATGCCGAGCGTCACGCGTTCCCGTTGGAGAGCGAAGCCGAGCCGATGCCGGTGCCGGCGACCTCGATCTATTCCCGCTACGACGGCATGGTCGCCTGGCAGACGTGCATCGACGCGACATCGGCGCGCGCTGAAAACATCGCGGTGCTCAGTAGTCACGTCGGCTACGGTCACCACCCGGCGGCACTCTGGGCCATCACCGACCGGCTGGCCCAACCGCGCGGCACCTGGACCCCGTTCCGGCCGCCCGCGTTGTTGCGCCCGCTGTTTCCGCGCCCGGACGACCCACCGTATGTGCCTAGCGGTCCGCATCTGCGGTCCGCCTAA
- a CDS encoding alpha/beta fold hydrolase — protein MAVAIARPKLEGNIAVGEDRQIGFAEFGVPQGRAVFWLHGTPGARRQIPTEARVFAELHGVRLIGVDRPGIGSSTPHQYETIFSFADDLRTIADTLGIDKMAVVGLSGGGPYTLACAAGLPDRVIAAGVLGGVAPTRGPDAISGGAMRLVVPIAPLIQLGGSPLRLAASMLIRTARPVASPALDVYGLLSPQADRHLLARPEFKAMFLDDLLNGSRKQLAAPFADAIVFARDWGFRLEDVKVPVRWWHGDHDHIIPFSHGEHVVSRLPDAELYHLPGESHLAGLGRGEEILATLMKIWDEQEV, from the coding sequence ATGGCCGTCGCGATTGCTCGACCAAAGCTAGAAGGAAACATCGCTGTCGGCGAAGACCGTCAGATCGGCTTCGCCGAGTTCGGTGTACCCCAGGGACGAGCTGTTTTCTGGTTGCATGGCACTCCCGGCGCCCGCCGGCAGATTCCCACCGAGGCCCGGGTCTTCGCAGAACTCCACGGCGTTCGCCTGATCGGCGTCGACCGGCCCGGCATTGGCTCGTCGACGCCACACCAATACGAGACCATCTTTTCCTTCGCCGACGACCTCCGCACCATCGCCGACACCCTGGGAATCGACAAGATGGCCGTCGTCGGCCTGTCCGGAGGGGGTCCCTACACCTTGGCCTGTGCCGCGGGGTTGCCGGACCGGGTGATCGCGGCCGGGGTACTCGGTGGCGTAGCGCCAACTCGTGGCCCCGACGCGATCAGCGGTGGTGCGATGCGGCTCGTTGTACCGATCGCACCGTTGATACAGCTTGGCGGCAGCCCGCTTCGGCTGGCCGCCAGCATGCTGATCCGCACGGCCCGGCCCGTCGCGTCGCCGGCGCTCGATGTTTATGGTCTGCTCTCACCACAAGCTGATCGCCACTTGCTGGCCCGTCCTGAGTTCAAGGCCATGTTTCTCGACGACCTGCTCAACGGCAGCCGCAAGCAGTTGGCCGCGCCTTTCGCCGATGCCATCGTATTTGCCCGCGACTGGGGATTTCGGCTCGAGGACGTCAAGGTCCCAGTCCGTTGGTGGCACGGTGACCACGACCACATCATTCCGTTCTCCCACGGGGAGCACGTCGTGTCGCGGCTGCCCGACGCCGAGCTTTATCATTTACCGGGTGAAAGCCACCTAGCTGGACTGGGCCGCGGCGAGGAGATCCTGGCGACGCTGATGAAGATCTGGGACGAGCAGGAGGTCTGA
- a CDS encoding aldehyde dehydrogenase family protein, whose translation MADSHALVDTYQLYIDGRWVQPQDGRYDDISPATEAVIAAAPDASVGQVAEAIAAARRAFDDGPWGAMTHEERAGCLTQLGDALSKHADDFFALAQVEWGCLANERVMQIDSAGPVSMRAAQLATTLNDEPVSRIGAGTTVLRHEALGVVSILTPWNFPHSLNVMKVNNALAAGNTVVLKPSPLTPLAGLALARIIDEYTDIPPGVVNVVTPSGVEAAKLLTTDPRVDMISFTGSSAVGCEVMRAAGDSMKRILLECGGKSASIVLDDADVTDEMLEQMLFDCCSLHAGQACILHSRLLLPESTHDEIVGRLVALARAIRVGDPTDASVEMGPLISAAQLRRVQTHVAEAVNNGATLATGGRRPAGLDVGFYFEPTILTGVDPDSVIAQEEVFGPVLAVLPYRDDDDAVAIANNSRYGLSGAVWGADVDRAVAVARRIRTGQIAVNGFGPGGAPFGGFKLSGFGREGGGIRGLHQYMEPKAIGIPGPKHQQCW comes from the coding sequence ATGGCTGATTCGCACGCTCTTGTCGACACCTATCAGCTCTACATCGACGGACGGTGGGTCCAGCCGCAGGACGGCCGCTACGACGACATTTCCCCGGCCACCGAGGCGGTCATCGCCGCCGCTCCCGATGCGAGTGTCGGCCAGGTCGCTGAGGCAATCGCGGCTGCCCGGCGGGCCTTCGACGATGGACCGTGGGGTGCCATGACCCACGAGGAGCGCGCCGGCTGTCTCACCCAGCTCGGCGACGCCCTGAGCAAGCACGCGGACGATTTCTTCGCGCTTGCTCAGGTGGAATGGGGCTGCCTCGCCAACGAGCGGGTCATGCAGATCGACAGCGCTGGACCCGTGTCCATGCGTGCGGCGCAACTGGCGACGACGCTCAACGATGAGCCAGTGAGCCGCATCGGTGCCGGTACGACGGTGCTGCGGCACGAGGCCCTCGGCGTCGTATCCATCCTGACGCCGTGGAACTTCCCGCACAGTCTCAACGTCATGAAGGTGAACAATGCGCTCGCCGCGGGCAACACCGTCGTGCTCAAGCCCTCGCCGTTGACGCCGCTGGCCGGACTAGCGCTCGCCCGGATCATCGACGAATACACCGACATCCCGCCGGGCGTGGTCAACGTTGTCACGCCTTCGGGGGTTGAGGCCGCCAAGCTGCTGACCACCGATCCGCGCGTCGACATGATCAGCTTCACCGGCAGTTCGGCCGTCGGCTGCGAGGTCATGCGAGCCGCCGGTGACTCCATGAAGCGGATCTTGCTGGAGTGCGGTGGGAAGTCAGCCAGCATCGTTCTCGACGACGCGGATGTCACCGACGAAATGCTCGAGCAGATGCTGTTCGATTGTTGCTCGCTGCACGCCGGACAGGCCTGCATCCTGCATAGCCGGCTGCTGCTACCCGAATCCACACACGACGAGATCGTTGGTCGGCTGGTCGCACTCGCCCGCGCGATCCGCGTCGGCGATCCCACAGATGCTTCCGTGGAGATGGGACCACTCATCAGCGCCGCGCAACTGCGGCGGGTACAGACACATGTTGCTGAGGCGGTCAACAACGGAGCCACGCTGGCGACCGGTGGCCGCCGGCCGGCCGGCCTGGATGTCGGTTTCTACTTCGAACCGACAATCCTGACCGGAGTCGACCCGGATTCGGTGATTGCCCAGGAAGAAGTGTTCGGACCCGTCTTGGCGGTGCTGCCTTACCGTGACGACGACGACGCGGTCGCGATTGCCAACAACTCCCGCTACGGCCTCTCCGGTGCCGTCTGGGGCGCTGACGTCGACCGGGCAGTCGCGGTGGCCCGCCGTATCCGCACCGGCCAGATCGCGGTCAACGGCTTCGGTCCAGGTGGGGCACCGTTCGGCGGCTTCAAACTGAGCGGATTCGGCCGCGAGGGCGGCGGAATCAGGGGACTGCACCAATACATGGAGCCCAAAGCGATCGGAATCCCCGGTCCAAAGCACCAGCAATGCTGGTGA
- a CDS encoding FAS1-like dehydratase domain-containing protein: protein MDTDPATDFQAKLRALVGQPTGSGQPSLAPDPVNQPMIRHWAHAIDDMNPVYLDPEFAAASRFGGIVSPPVMLQTWIMPAPQLEGIGDRGGFPVEVKASPTAFLDEAGYTSTVATNSEFEIERYPRLGDVISATAVYESVSDEKKTAMGTGFFLTWVTTYVNQHGEVLGRQRFRVLRFRPEH from the coding sequence GTGGACACCGACCCCGCAACCGACTTTCAGGCCAAGCTACGCGCGCTCGTTGGCCAACCCACCGGATCAGGGCAGCCGTCGCTGGCACCGGATCCGGTCAACCAACCGATGATTCGACACTGGGCGCACGCGATCGACGACATGAATCCGGTCTATCTCGATCCGGAATTTGCCGCCGCGTCGCGTTTCGGTGGAATTGTGTCGCCACCGGTGATGCTGCAAACCTGGATCATGCCCGCGCCGCAGCTCGAGGGGATCGGCGACCGCGGCGGGTTCCCTGTCGAGGTCAAAGCCAGTCCAACGGCCTTCCTGGACGAAGCCGGCTACACCAGCACGGTAGCGACGAATTCGGAGTTCGAGATCGAGCGCTATCCCCGGCTTGGCGATGTCATTAGCGCGACTGCCGTCTACGAATCGGTCTCGGACGAGAAGAAGACAGCAATGGGAACTGGCTTCTTCCTCACCTGGGTCACCACCTACGTCAACCAGCACGGGGAAGTGTTGGGGCGGCAGCGATTCCGGGTGCTGCGATTCAGGCCGGAGCACTGA
- a CDS encoding MaoC family dehydratase → MTKTTTRTTTLRWADIQVGDELTPLEIPITTTMIVAGAIASRDFMPVHHDRDYANKQGSPDLFMNILTTNGYCVRFLTDWAGPEAAVKNLSIRLGVPCFPDDPLRFTGCVTGKSDGSTEPGGENFVEIAFQGANSLGNHVAGTAVLSLLNSAGA, encoded by the coding sequence GTGACGAAAACCACAACCCGCACCACGACCTTGAGATGGGCCGACATTCAGGTTGGCGACGAGCTCACTCCCCTTGAGATCCCCATCACCACAACGATGATCGTGGCCGGCGCGATCGCGTCGCGGGACTTCATGCCGGTGCACCACGATCGCGACTACGCGAACAAGCAGGGTTCACCCGACCTTTTCATGAACATCCTGACGACCAATGGGTATTGTGTGCGTTTCCTCACCGACTGGGCGGGACCCGAGGCAGCGGTGAAGAATCTGTCGATTCGGCTGGGCGTGCCATGCTTTCCCGACGATCCGCTTCGTTTCACCGGCTGTGTGACCGGCAAATCCGACGGCTCGACCGAACCCGGTGGCGAGAACTTCGTCGAAATCGCCTTCCAGGGCGCCAACAGCCTCGGCAACCACGTGGCCGGCACCGCGGTTCTCAGCCTCCTCAACAGCGCCGGCGCATGA
- a CDS encoding TetR/AcrR family transcriptional regulator, which produces MTSAAPSTQATDTRELIVASAYACFRKHGLQKATIVDIARAANVSRSTVYEYFSDKGAILEACAEHASEQFYREMAKAIDAGRSLEEKLSWAAVFVTQARRAIASEKYFDEDAISLLLTKDAGVLLRECVDFFAPYLAAAKLTGEVRKDLDVSAAGEWFARILFSLFSTPSAVRDADDPAVVAEFVRAHVVRGFSGDRPRPRRGTDR; this is translated from the coding sequence ATGACTTCGGCTGCCCCGTCCACTCAGGCGACGGATACCCGTGAGCTGATTGTCGCGTCGGCGTATGCGTGTTTCCGCAAGCACGGATTGCAGAAGGCGACGATCGTCGACATCGCAAGAGCCGCCAATGTGTCCCGCAGCACGGTCTACGAGTATTTCAGCGACAAAGGCGCAATCTTGGAGGCCTGCGCCGAACATGCCTCCGAGCAGTTCTACCGGGAGATGGCCAAGGCGATCGACGCCGGTCGCTCATTGGAGGAAAAACTCAGCTGGGCGGCGGTATTCGTCACCCAGGCACGCCGCGCCATTGCCTCCGAGAAGTACTTCGATGAAGACGCGATCAGCCTGCTACTGACCAAGGATGCCGGAGTGTTGCTGCGCGAATGCGTCGACTTTTTTGCGCCCTACCTTGCCGCCGCCAAACTGACCGGCGAGGTCCGTAAAGACCTCGATGTATCCGCCGCCGGCGAATGGTTTGCCCGCATATTGTTTTCGCTGTTCAGCACGCCTTCTGCGGTCCGGGACGCCGACGACCCCGCCGTCGTCGCCGAGTTCGTGCGTGCTCACGTAGTGCGTGGCTTCAGCGGCGATCGCCCACGGCCGCGGCGCGGGACCGACAGGTAG